A window of the Azospirillum formosense genome harbors these coding sequences:
- a CDS encoding paraquat-inducible protein A, with translation MTAPDHPILLCHDCDAPHALPPALPGHRAECHRCGAVLRHFRTGGLGHAVALAIASTILFVTANLFPILTFELEGRAQTATLLSGSLALWDGGYEELSVLVFFVLFLAPLAQVLGTLYVVMPLAAGRTPAPGAAWTFRTVARLRRWAMAEVFLLGLIVAYVKLSDLAELEPGASLAALVAFILVQVWGEASLSPFEVWERIAPQTRVAQAANADPERLTACHDCHQVVARAEGAGSEGTCPRCGARLHHRKPNSLPRGWALIAAATILYIPANLLPIMTVVYFGAGQPDTILSGVEALIAAEMWPVALLVFFASITVPVLKLIGLAYLLWTVQRGSPKRKRDRTRLYRLIEGVGRWSMVDIFMISLLAALVQLGAIATIHAELGAVAFAAVVIITMLASESFDPRLIWDAPPRRTQRQDTPMIDAHD, from the coding sequence ATGACCGCACCGGACCATCCAATCCTGCTTTGCCACGACTGCGACGCGCCGCACGCCTTGCCGCCGGCCCTGCCCGGCCATCGCGCGGAATGCCACCGCTGCGGGGCGGTGCTGCGCCATTTCCGGACCGGTGGGCTGGGGCACGCGGTGGCCCTCGCCATCGCCTCGACGATCCTGTTCGTCACCGCCAACCTGTTCCCGATCCTGACCTTCGAGCTGGAGGGGCGGGCGCAGACGGCGACCCTGCTCAGCGGTTCGCTGGCGCTGTGGGATGGCGGCTACGAGGAGCTGAGCGTCCTGGTCTTCTTCGTGCTGTTCCTGGCGCCGCTGGCGCAGGTGCTCGGCACGCTCTACGTCGTGATGCCGCTCGCCGCCGGGCGGACGCCGGCGCCGGGCGCGGCCTGGACCTTCCGGACGGTGGCGCGGCTGCGCCGCTGGGCGATGGCGGAGGTCTTCCTGCTCGGCCTGATCGTCGCCTATGTGAAGCTGTCCGACTTGGCCGAGCTGGAGCCGGGAGCGTCGCTGGCCGCCCTGGTCGCCTTCATCCTGGTGCAGGTGTGGGGAGAGGCGTCGCTCAGCCCCTTCGAGGTGTGGGAGCGGATCGCCCCGCAGACCCGCGTCGCCCAGGCGGCCAACGCCGACCCGGAGCGGCTGACCGCCTGCCACGACTGCCATCAGGTGGTCGCCAGAGCGGAAGGCGCCGGTTCCGAGGGAACGTGCCCGCGCTGCGGCGCCCGTCTGCACCACCGCAAGCCGAACAGCCTGCCGCGCGGCTGGGCGCTGATCGCCGCGGCGACGATCCTCTACATTCCGGCCAACCTGCTGCCGATCATGACGGTGGTCTATTTCGGCGCCGGCCAGCCCGACACCATCCTCTCCGGCGTGGAGGCGCTGATCGCGGCGGAGATGTGGCCGGTGGCTCTGCTGGTCTTCTTCGCCAGCATCACCGTGCCGGTGCTGAAGCTGATCGGGCTGGCCTATCTGCTGTGGACGGTGCAGCGGGGCTCGCCGAAGCGGAAACGCGACCGCACGCGGCTCTACCGCCTGATCGAGGGCGTCGGGCGCTGGTCCATGGTGGACATCTTCATGATCTCGCTCCTGGCGGCGCTGGTGCAGTTGGGCGCCATCGCCACCATCCACGCGGAGCTGGGCGCCGTCGCCTTCGCCGCGGTCGTCATCATCACCATGCTGGCGTCGGAGTCCTTCGACCCGCGGCTGATCTGGGATGCGCCGCCGCGGCGGACGCAGCGGCAGGACACTCCTATGATTGATGCCCATGACTGA
- a CDS encoding tetratricopeptide repeat protein — protein MTAQAARHHAEGRLAEAVTAYTDALRLDRRNPALLSGFGLVLRDLGQIDGAATCFEAAFALDPGCVDAADSLGTLRAGQGRFAEAEACHRAALVHCADRAPFWNNLANALSRQGRAAAALAAWRRAVLLDPALPEALSNLGGGLCDAERLDEAERTHRRALRLMPDEPQANNNFGHALQARLRHAEAARWFRRALALDPGYAAALCNLGLAVQRLGDGTLAERLYGRALRATPDLPLARFNRGLLRLERGDLAEGWAGYGWRFASGQAGGTRPPRLPAWRGEDLAGKRLLVWGEQGVGDTILFSSLCGEAIARARSVVIETDRRLVPLFARSFPAALVRPHGPGAAAVPDCDLHTPIGSLARVFRRDLSAFPGPAGGWLVPDPARVALWRERVATLGPGLRVGIGWRSALVTESRRAAYSRLDQWGALFAVPGVVFVTLQHGACEAERVAAEDLFGVAIHRWDDLDLTDDFDGTAALMANLDLVIAPATAVGELAAALGVPVWRFGGRDWTQLGTAVRPWFPAQRLFQPQGGEDTPGVLRRMAGQLDSRLI, from the coding sequence TTGACGGCCCAGGCCGCCCGCCATCACGCCGAAGGTCGGCTGGCCGAGGCGGTGACCGCCTACACCGACGCCTTGCGGCTGGATCGCCGAAACCCGGCGTTGCTCTCCGGCTTCGGGCTGGTGCTGCGCGATCTCGGGCAGATCGACGGGGCCGCCACATGCTTCGAGGCGGCCTTCGCCCTCGATCCCGGATGCGTGGACGCGGCCGACAGCTTGGGCACGCTGCGCGCCGGTCAGGGCCGCTTCGCGGAGGCCGAAGCCTGCCACCGCGCCGCCCTGGTCCACTGCGCCGACCGAGCTCCGTTCTGGAACAATCTGGCCAACGCGCTGAGCCGGCAGGGCCGCGCAGCCGCCGCCCTGGCGGCGTGGCGGCGCGCCGTCCTGCTCGACCCGGCGCTGCCGGAGGCTCTCTCCAACCTCGGTGGCGGGCTGTGCGACGCCGAGCGTCTGGACGAGGCCGAGCGGACACACCGCCGCGCCCTGCGGCTGATGCCGGATGAGCCCCAGGCCAACAACAACTTCGGCCACGCGCTGCAGGCCCGGCTCCGCCACGCGGAGGCGGCCCGCTGGTTCCGCCGTGCGCTGGCGCTCGACCCCGGCTACGCGGCGGCGCTCTGCAATCTTGGGCTGGCGGTGCAGCGCCTGGGCGACGGGACGCTTGCGGAGCGTCTGTACGGGCGGGCGCTGCGCGCGACGCCCGATCTGCCTCTGGCCCGGTTCAACCGCGGCCTGCTGCGGCTGGAGCGCGGCGATCTGGCCGAGGGTTGGGCCGGCTATGGCTGGCGCTTCGCGTCCGGTCAGGCGGGCGGGACGCGTCCGCCGCGGCTGCCCGCCTGGCGTGGCGAGGATCTCGCGGGCAAGCGCCTGCTGGTCTGGGGAGAGCAGGGGGTGGGCGACACCATCCTGTTCTCCTCCCTCTGCGGGGAGGCCATCGCCCGCGCCCGTTCCGTGGTGATCGAGACCGACCGGCGGCTGGTGCCGCTGTTCGCCCGCTCCTTTCCCGCCGCGCTGGTCCGTCCGCACGGCCCCGGCGCGGCGGCCGTGCCCGATTGCGACCTGCACACGCCCATCGGTTCCCTGGCGCGGGTCTTCCGCCGCGACCTGTCCGCCTTCCCCGGGCCGGCCGGCGGCTGGCTGGTCCCCGACCCGGCGCGGGTGGCGCTCTGGCGGGAGCGGGTGGCGACGCTCGGCCCCGGCCTTCGCGTGGGGATCGGCTGGCGCAGCGCGCTGGTGACCGAATCGCGCCGCGCCGCCTACAGCCGGCTCGACCAGTGGGGCGCGCTGTTCGCCGTGCCGGGCGTGGTCTTCGTCACCCTCCAGCATGGCGCGTGCGAGGCCGAGCGGGTTGCGGCGGAGGATCTGTTCGGCGTCGCCATCCACCGCTGGGACGATCTCGACCTGACCGACGATTTCGACGGGACGGCCGCGCTGATGGCGAACCTGGATCTGGTGATCGCGCCCGCCACGGCGGTGGGGGAACTGGCGGCGGCGCTCGGCGTGCCGGTCTGGCGCTTCGGCGGACGGGACTGGACCCAGCTCGGCACCGCGGTGCGCCCCTGGTTCCCGGCGCAGCGTCTCTTCCAACCGCAAGGCGGCGAGGACACCCCTGGCGTGTTGAGGCGGATGGCCGGACAACTGGATTCCCGCCTTATCTGA
- a CDS encoding NADP-dependent malic enzyme: MSGDFDAMALEYHRNPKPGKLAIVATKPMANQRDLALAYSPGVAAASSAIAADPAQAAELTARANLVAVVTNGTAVLGLGDIGPMAAKPVMEGKAVLFKKFAGIDCFDLELNEKDVDGLVDTIVRLEPTFGAINLEDIAAPACFEVERRCRERMKIPVFHDDQHGTAIVVGAAVLNGLKLVGKDISTVKVVSTGGGAAGIACLDLMLSLGVKRENVWLVDRIGVVHKGRNEEMNPYKDAYAQDTDARVLDDVIDGADIFLGLSGAKVLKPEMLVRMADKPLVLALANPEPEIMPDLARQARPDAIIATGRSDFPNQVNNVLCFPFIFRGALDVGATTVNEEMKIAATHAMASLAQAEPSDVVAAAYVGENLRFGPDYILPKPFDPRLVIEVSSAVAKAAMESGVATRPIADFRAYRDSLGQYVFRSGLVMKPVITKAKAAPKRIVYAEGEEPRVLRCAQVVVDDGIAHPILLGRADVIERTIADMGLRIRIGKDVEVIEAARDLRCHNYAEVYRQLMGRRGVSPANALNVVRTQPSVFGALMVRRGEADGMVCGTSGRYGDHFNHVMDVIGLRKGVKVAGAMNGLISQKGTHFICDTYVNPDPTAEQVAEIARLAAEEVKRFGIEPKVALLSHSNFGSADTPSARKMRLAYQLIADENPDLEVDGEMHADAALSEVLRKGVLPDSRLKGEANLLVMPTLDAANIAFNMLKIMADAQNVGPMLLGAARPVHIVTPSVTTRGLVNMTAVAVVDAQLAAPVNAAPRPPALQDGED; encoded by the coding sequence ATGTCCGGCGACTTCGACGCGATGGCGCTTGAGTACCACCGGAATCCGAAGCCCGGTAAGTTGGCGATCGTCGCCACCAAGCCCATGGCGAACCAGCGCGACCTCGCCCTGGCCTATTCGCCGGGCGTGGCCGCGGCGTCCAGCGCCATCGCCGCCGATCCGGCGCAGGCCGCCGAGCTGACGGCCCGCGCCAACCTCGTGGCGGTCGTCACCAACGGCACGGCGGTGCTGGGGCTGGGCGACATCGGCCCGATGGCCGCCAAGCCGGTCATGGAGGGCAAGGCCGTCCTCTTCAAGAAGTTCGCCGGCATCGACTGCTTCGACCTGGAGCTGAACGAGAAGGACGTCGACGGGCTGGTCGACACCATCGTCCGGCTGGAGCCGACCTTCGGCGCCATCAACCTCGAAGACATCGCCGCCCCCGCCTGCTTCGAGGTGGAGCGCCGCTGCCGCGAGCGGATGAAGATCCCGGTCTTCCACGACGACCAGCACGGCACCGCCATCGTGGTGGGTGCGGCCGTCCTCAACGGGCTGAAGCTGGTCGGCAAGGACATTTCCACCGTCAAGGTCGTCTCCACTGGCGGCGGCGCCGCGGGCATCGCCTGCCTGGACCTGATGCTCAGCCTGGGCGTGAAGCGCGAGAACGTCTGGCTGGTCGACCGCATCGGCGTGGTCCACAAGGGCCGCAACGAGGAGATGAACCCCTACAAGGACGCCTACGCGCAGGACACCGACGCCCGCGTGCTGGACGACGTCATCGACGGGGCGGACATCTTCCTCGGCCTGTCGGGCGCCAAGGTGCTGAAGCCGGAGATGCTGGTCCGCATGGCCGACAAGCCGCTGGTGCTGGCGCTGGCCAACCCGGAGCCGGAGATCATGCCGGACCTCGCCCGGCAGGCCCGCCCCGACGCCATCATCGCCACCGGCCGCTCGGACTTCCCCAACCAGGTCAACAACGTTCTGTGCTTCCCCTTCATCTTCCGCGGCGCGCTCGACGTCGGCGCGACGACGGTGAACGAGGAGATGAAGATCGCCGCCACCCACGCCATGGCCAGCCTCGCCCAGGCCGAGCCGTCGGACGTGGTGGCCGCCGCCTATGTGGGTGAGAACCTGCGCTTCGGCCCGGACTACATCCTGCCCAAGCCCTTCGACCCGCGCCTGGTGATCGAGGTGTCCTCGGCGGTGGCCAAGGCCGCCATGGAGTCGGGCGTGGCGACGCGGCCGATCGCCGATTTCCGCGCCTACCGCGACAGCCTCGGCCAGTATGTCTTCCGCTCCGGCCTCGTCATGAAGCCGGTCATCACCAAGGCGAAGGCGGCGCCCAAGCGCATCGTCTACGCCGAGGGCGAGGAGCCGCGCGTCCTGCGCTGCGCCCAGGTGGTGGTGGACGACGGCATCGCCCACCCGATCCTGCTCGGCCGCGCCGACGTGATCGAGCGGACGATCGCCGACATGGGCCTGCGCATCCGCATCGGCAAGGACGTGGAGGTGATCGAGGCCGCCCGTGACCTGCGCTGCCACAACTACGCCGAGGTCTACCGCCAGCTGATGGGCCGCCGCGGCGTGTCGCCGGCCAACGCGCTGAACGTCGTGCGCACCCAGCCGAGCGTCTTCGGCGCGCTGATGGTCCGCCGGGGCGAGGCCGACGGCATGGTCTGCGGCACCTCGGGCCGCTACGGCGACCACTTCAACCACGTCATGGACGTGATCGGGCTGCGCAAGGGCGTGAAGGTCGCCGGCGCGATGAACGGCCTGATCTCGCAGAAGGGCACGCACTTCATCTGCGACACCTACGTCAACCCCGATCCGACCGCCGAGCAGGTGGCCGAGATCGCCCGGCTGGCGGCGGAGGAGGTGAAGCGCTTCGGCATCGAACCGAAGGTGGCGCTGCTCTCCCACTCCAACTTCGGCAGCGCCGACACGCCGTCGGCCCGCAAGATGCGGCTGGCCTACCAGCTCATCGCCGATGAGAATCCCGACCTGGAGGTGGACGGCGAGATGCACGCCGACGCCGCCCTGTCGGAGGTGCTGCGCAAGGGCGTGCTGCCCGACAGCCGCCTGAAGGGCGAGGCGAACCTGCTGGTCATGCCGACCCTGGACGCCGCCAACATCGCCTTCAACATGCTGAAGATCATGGCCGACGCGCAGAATGTCGGGCCGATGCTGCTGGGCGCCGCGCGCCCCGTGCACATCGTCACCCCGTCGGTGACGACGCGCGGTCTGGTCAACATGACGGCGGTGGCGGTGGTCGACGCCCAGCTCGCCGCCCCGGTCAACGCCGCCCCGCGTCCGCCGGCGCTGCAGGACGGCGAGGACTGA
- a CDS encoding dicarboxylate/amino acid:cation symporter, with the protein MHAQGQPQKKPFYTNLTVQVLTAITIGILLGHFYPALAVQMKPLGDVFIKMIKMVIGPIVFLTVVTGISSIGDMKKVGKVGGKAILYFEIVTTFALGLGLLVVNLVRPGSGMNIQAGSLKADAVAKYATEAQNHTTIDFLVNIVPDNVVGAFVKGDMLQILFFAVIFGVALSAMGQKGKVVEDLFEKVSHALFGVIGILMRVAPLGAFGAMSFTIGKYGVSSLTSLGQLMAAVYITMALFVFVVLGSIARLYNFSLLTFLRYIKDELLIVLGTSSSESVLPRMMEKMQKFGCSKHVVGLVIPTGYSFNLDGTSIYLSMAAIFIAQAFNIDLTIWQQLTILGLLMLTSKGAAAVTGGGFVTLAATLSATGHLPIEGLALLLGVDRFMSEARAITNLIGNGVATIVVAKMEGEFDESKAVAEYQEHFKEPALARI; encoded by the coding sequence ATGCACGCCCAAGGGCAGCCCCAGAAAAAGCCATTCTACACGAACCTGACCGTCCAGGTTCTGACCGCGATCACCATCGGCATCCTGCTCGGCCATTTCTATCCGGCTCTTGCGGTGCAGATGAAACCGCTGGGCGACGTCTTCATCAAGATGATCAAGATGGTCATCGGTCCGATCGTCTTCCTGACCGTGGTCACCGGCATCTCCTCGATCGGCGATATGAAGAAGGTCGGCAAGGTCGGCGGCAAGGCGATCCTGTACTTCGAGATCGTCACCACCTTCGCCCTGGGTCTCGGCCTGCTGGTCGTCAATCTGGTGAGGCCGGGCTCGGGGATGAACATCCAGGCCGGTTCGCTGAAGGCCGACGCCGTCGCCAAATACGCGACCGAGGCTCAGAACCACACCACCATCGATTTCCTGGTCAACATCGTCCCGGACAACGTCGTCGGCGCCTTCGTCAAGGGCGACATGCTGCAGATCCTGTTCTTCGCGGTGATCTTCGGCGTCGCGCTGTCCGCCATGGGCCAGAAGGGCAAGGTGGTCGAGGACCTGTTCGAGAAGGTGTCGCACGCCCTGTTCGGCGTGATCGGCATCCTGATGCGCGTCGCTCCGCTGGGCGCCTTCGGTGCCATGTCCTTCACCATCGGCAAGTACGGCGTGTCGTCGCTGACCTCGCTCGGCCAGCTGATGGCGGCGGTCTACATCACCATGGCGCTGTTCGTCTTCGTCGTGCTGGGCAGCATCGCCCGCCTGTACAACTTCAGCCTCCTGACCTTCCTGCGCTACATCAAGGACGAGCTGCTGATCGTGCTCGGCACCTCCTCGTCGGAGTCCGTGCTGCCGCGCATGATGGAGAAGATGCAGAAGTTCGGGTGCTCCAAGCACGTCGTCGGCCTCGTCATCCCCACCGGCTACTCGTTCAACCTCGACGGCACCTCGATCTACCTGTCGATGGCCGCGATCTTCATCGCCCAGGCCTTCAACATCGACCTGACGATCTGGCAGCAGCTGACCATCCTCGGCCTGCTGATGCTGACCTCGAAGGGCGCGGCGGCGGTCACTGGCGGCGGCTTCGTGACGCTGGCGGCCACCCTGTCGGCCACCGGCCATCTGCCGATCGAAGGTCTGGCGCTGCTGCTGGGCGTCGACCGCTTCATGTCGGAGGCCCGCGCCATCACCAACCTGATCGGCAACGGCGTCGCCACCATCGTGGTCGCCAAGATGGAAGGCGAGTTCGACGAGAGCAAGGCGGTCGCCGAGTACCAGGAGCACTTCAAGGAACCCGCCCTGGCCCGCATCTGA
- a CDS encoding ATP-binding protein, producing MVRIVPTRWTFSQSRDWIARRLPALFARPRRVMLAVLVVGMPLAAAVAAGLAADNAGESLREQGAAQLSLYESNLRTELERHAAVPMVLAHDREVADLLRDPSPERVDHLNRKLEAIAATLKASALYVMNAAGTTVAASNWNASPSFVGQNFSYRPYFQSAMEQGEGHHFALGTTSLVPGYYTAQRVVAENRTDGRAGDRGAGVVVLKVGFQALERAWSHGQEKVLVSDRDGVVFITNVEGWRYNALPRRLPVTLPAATVPTTEEIPTLPWAFGGASDRITLREGDAERRYLLQSAAVPGGDWTIHALTSLAPVATRAQQAGLLAAAVVALTALTGHALAQRRLNLVERLAMQEEARAELERRVAAATAELRATENELTQAAKLAALGQMSAAMAHEINQPLAAIRSFADNAVVLLERGRPDSVRDNLAEIADLTDRMAAITRSLKGIARRASGTLGAISAAAAVGQALALLEARLRRESVTVDTDLPPGPLLVTGEDVRLQQVLVNLIGNAADAMRASPRRHIRIALAAEGAEEAVLTVRDSGPGIAEADLPRIFVPFFTTKEAGDGLGLGLSISHGIVEDFGGSLTAANHPEGGALFTIRLKRRDIQT from the coding sequence TTGGTTAGGATCGTCCCCACCCGCTGGACATTTTCGCAAAGCCGCGACTGGATTGCCCGGCGGCTGCCCGCCCTGTTCGCCCGTCCGCGGCGGGTGATGCTGGCCGTGCTGGTCGTCGGCATGCCGCTGGCCGCGGCGGTGGCGGCGGGCCTGGCGGCGGACAACGCCGGCGAATCCCTGCGCGAACAGGGGGCGGCGCAGCTGTCGCTGTACGAATCCAACCTGCGCACGGAGCTGGAGCGGCACGCCGCCGTGCCGATGGTGCTCGCCCACGACCGCGAGGTCGCCGACCTGCTGCGCGACCCCAGCCCGGAGCGGGTGGATCACCTGAACCGCAAGCTGGAAGCCATCGCGGCGACGCTGAAGGCGTCGGCCCTCTATGTGATGAACGCGGCCGGCACCACCGTCGCGGCCAGCAACTGGAACGCCTCGCCCAGCTTCGTCGGGCAGAATTTCAGCTACCGCCCCTATTTCCAGTCGGCCATGGAGCAGGGGGAGGGGCATCATTTCGCGCTCGGCACCACCTCGCTCGTCCCCGGCTACTACACGGCGCAGCGGGTGGTGGCGGAAAACCGCACAGACGGCCGGGCGGGCGACCGGGGGGCCGGCGTCGTGGTCCTGAAGGTCGGCTTCCAGGCGCTGGAACGCGCCTGGTCGCACGGCCAGGAGAAGGTTCTGGTCTCCGACCGCGACGGCGTCGTCTTCATCACCAACGTGGAGGGCTGGCGCTACAACGCCCTGCCCCGCCGCCTCCCGGTCACGCTGCCCGCGGCGACGGTCCCAACGACCGAGGAGATCCCCACCCTGCCCTGGGCCTTCGGCGGGGCCTCCGACCGCATCACCCTGCGGGAAGGCGACGCGGAGCGGCGGTACCTCCTGCAATCGGCCGCGGTGCCCGGCGGCGACTGGACGATCCACGCCCTGACCAGCCTCGCCCCGGTCGCCACCCGCGCCCAGCAGGCCGGCCTGCTCGCCGCCGCGGTGGTGGCGCTGACCGCCCTGACCGGCCACGCGCTGGCCCAGCGCCGCCTGAACCTCGTGGAGCGGCTTGCCATGCAGGAGGAGGCGCGGGCCGAGCTGGAGCGCCGCGTGGCCGCCGCCACGGCGGAGTTGCGGGCCACCGAGAACGAGCTGACCCAGGCGGCCAAGCTGGCGGCGCTCGGCCAGATGTCGGCGGCCATGGCGCACGAGATCAACCAGCCGCTCGCCGCCATCCGCAGCTTCGCCGACAACGCAGTGGTGCTGCTGGAGCGCGGACGGCCGGATTCGGTGCGCGACAATCTGGCGGAGATCGCCGACCTGACCGACCGCATGGCCGCCATCACCCGCAGCCTGAAGGGCATCGCCCGGCGCGCCTCGGGCACGCTCGGCGCGATCTCCGCCGCCGCCGCCGTCGGGCAGGCGCTGGCCCTGCTGGAGGCCCGCCTGCGGCGCGAGTCCGTGACGGTGGACACCGATCTGCCACCCGGCCCCCTGCTGGTCACCGGCGAGGACGTGCGGTTGCAGCAGGTGCTGGTCAACCTGATCGGCAACGCCGCCGACGCCATGCGCGCCTCCCCCCGCCGCCATATCCGGATCGCCCTGGCCGCGGAGGGCGCGGAGGAGGCGGTACTGACCGTCCGCGACAGCGGCCCCGGCATCGCGGAGGCCGACCTACCGCGCATCTTCGTGCCCTTCTTCACGACCAAGGAGGCGGGCGACGGGCTCGGCCTCGGCCTGTCGATCAGCCACGGCATCGTCGAGGATTTCGGCGGCAGCCTGACCGCCGCCAACCACCCGGAGGGCGGCGCCCTCTTCACCATCCGCCTCAAGCGCAGGGATATCCAGACATGA
- a CDS encoding sigma-54 dependent transcriptional regulator, translating to MTTGSIAPGGSVLFVDDERSVRLAGQQALELAGFDVTACDGAERALRHLGRDWPGALVTDVRMPQIDGLELMERALALDPELPVILITGHGDVPMAVEAMRRGAYDFLEKPFPSDRLVEVTRRAVEKRRLVLENRRLRDQLAGVPAGEASPIVGRTPGIERLRTAIAAVADTDADVLVLGETGTGKEMVARALHAGSNRRKHPFVALNCGAMPEAIFESELFGHEAGAFTGAGKRRVGRIEHASGGTLFLDEIESMPLSLQVKLLRVIQERVVEPLGSNELIPVDLRVVAATKVDLRKAASEGKFREDLYYRLNVVVVTIPPLRDRRDDIPLLFQHFVVQAAARYNREPRAPSPAQVQRLMAHDWPGNVRELRNAADRFVLGLDDTLSAVGGTAPAMAAGGGGLSLAEQVDLFEKSLIESELARCKGSVKAAIEALNIPRKTFYDKLKRYGLSREDFVE from the coding sequence ATGACGACCGGCAGCATCGCCCCGGGCGGCTCCGTCCTCTTCGTGGACGACGAGCGGTCCGTCCGCCTCGCCGGGCAGCAGGCGCTGGAACTGGCCGGCTTCGACGTCACCGCCTGCGACGGGGCGGAGCGCGCGCTGCGCCATCTCGGCCGCGACTGGCCGGGCGCCCTGGTCACCGACGTGCGCATGCCGCAGATCGACGGGCTGGAGCTGATGGAGCGCGCCCTGGCGCTGGACCCCGAGCTGCCGGTCATCCTGATCACCGGCCATGGCGACGTGCCGATGGCGGTGGAGGCGATGCGGCGCGGCGCCTACGATTTCCTGGAAAAGCCCTTCCCCTCCGACCGGCTGGTCGAGGTGACGCGGCGCGCGGTGGAGAAGCGCCGGCTGGTGCTGGAGAACCGGCGCCTGCGCGACCAGCTGGCCGGGGTGCCCGCCGGGGAGGCCTCGCCCATCGTCGGGCGCACGCCGGGGATCGAGCGGCTGCGCACCGCCATCGCCGCGGTGGCCGACACCGACGCCGACGTGCTGGTGCTGGGCGAGACCGGCACCGGCAAGGAGATGGTCGCCCGCGCCCTCCACGCCGGCAGCAACCGGCGCAAGCACCCCTTCGTCGCCCTGAACTGCGGCGCCATGCCCGAGGCGATCTTCGAAAGCGAGCTGTTCGGCCACGAGGCGGGGGCCTTCACCGGGGCCGGCAAGCGCCGCGTCGGGCGCATCGAGCACGCCAGCGGCGGCACCCTGTTCCTCGACGAGATCGAGAGCATGCCGCTGTCGCTCCAGGTCAAGCTGCTGCGCGTGATCCAGGAGCGGGTGGTGGAGCCGCTCGGCTCGAACGAGCTGATTCCCGTGGACCTGCGCGTCGTCGCCGCGACCAAGGTGGACCTGCGCAAGGCGGCCAGCGAGGGCAAGTTCCGCGAGGACCTCTATTACCGGCTCAACGTCGTCGTGGTGACCATCCCGCCGCTGCGCGACCGCCGCGACGACATTCCGCTGCTGTTCCAGCATTTCGTCGTGCAGGCCGCCGCCCGCTACAACCGCGAGCCCCGCGCGCCCAGCCCGGCTCAGGTGCAGCGGCTGATGGCCCACGACTGGCCGGGCAACGTCCGCGAACTGCGCAACGCCGCCGACCGCTTCGTCCTTGGGCTGGACGACACGCTGTCCGCTGTGGGCGGCACCGCTCCGGCGATGGCCGCGGGTGGCGGCGGCCTGTCGCTGGCGGAGCAGGTGGACCTGTTCGAGAAGAGCCTGATCGAAAGCGAGCTGGCCCGTTGCAAAGGCAGCGTGAAGGCCGCCATCGAGGCGCTGAACATCCCCCGCAAGACCTTCTACGACAAGCTGAAGCGCTATGGCCTCAGCCGCGAGGACTTCGTGGAGTGA
- a CDS encoding DUF2161 family putative PD-(D/E)XK-type phosphodiesterase, with amino-acid sequence MPITAETDLYAPVKAFLEAQGYDVKAEIHGCDLVAVRGAEPPLIVELKKRFTLELLLQGVDRLALTDTVYLAVPQPGRKASGASPHDSGVRKLCRRLGVGLLIVDTGRAAGHEVEVLLDPVPYSPRKDKTRTARLLGEHARRRGDPNRGGSTRVPIVTAYRQDALRCARLLAAGPLSLKALRAAGAPKDAAAILQRNVYGWFERIAKGTYGLSAAGVQGVETFAHALAAE; translated from the coding sequence TTGCCCATCACCGCCGAAACCGACCTCTACGCCCCCGTCAAGGCGTTCCTCGAAGCCCAGGGCTACGACGTGAAGGCCGAGATTCACGGCTGCGACCTCGTCGCGGTGCGTGGGGCCGAGCCGCCGCTGATCGTCGAGTTGAAGAAGCGCTTCACTCTGGAGCTGCTGCTTCAGGGGGTGGACCGGCTCGCCCTGACCGACACCGTCTACCTCGCCGTGCCGCAGCCGGGGCGCAAGGCCAGCGGCGCGTCTCCCCACGACAGCGGGGTGCGCAAGCTGTGCCGACGGCTGGGCGTCGGCTTGCTGATCGTCGACACCGGCCGGGCGGCGGGGCATGAGGTGGAGGTTCTGCTCGACCCCGTTCCCTACAGCCCGCGCAAGGACAAAACGCGCACCGCCCGCCTGCTGGGGGAGCACGCGCGGCGCCGCGGCGACCCCAACCGCGGCGGCTCCACCCGCGTGCCCATCGTTACCGCCTACCGCCAGGACGCGCTGCGCTGCGCCCGGCTGCTGGCCGCCGGGCCGCTGTCGCTGAAGGCGCTGCGCGCCGCCGGGGCGCCGAAGGACGCCGCGGCCATTCTCCAGCGCAACGTCTATGGCTGGTTCGAGCGCATCGCCAAGGGCACCTACGGGCTGAGCGCGGCCGGCGTGCAGGGGGTGGAGACCTTCGCCCACGCTCTGGCCGCGGAATGA
- a CDS encoding type II toxin-antitoxin system CcdA family antitoxin, which produces MTDEQRRWAEENRPALIAYDEFVAKHGVFSEGKRLF; this is translated from the coding sequence TTGACCGATGAGCAGCGGCGCTGGGCTGAGGAAAACCGCCCGGCGCTGATTGCTTATGATGAGTTCGTTGCGAAGCATGGTGTGTTCAGCGAAGGCAAGCGGCTATTCTGA